A section of the Bacteroidota bacterium genome encodes:
- the tatC gene encoding twin-arginine translocase subunit TatC, producing the protein MTFLDHLEELRWRVIWALAGVVIATIVVWIFIDFIMDKVLLQPVKNLNANLAEGQQPIHLQNLKPFGQLFLYMQVAIAGGVILSIPNILYQIWAFIAPGLMPKERRYIKSIVFFSSFCFLAGIAFAYFIMMPSAMSFFAGFGSAEIENNIAINEYMNFVISIMLAAGVVFELPMVSWFLSQLGILTPAFMRHYRRHAIVGVFVLAAVLTPGTDPVSQILLAVPLIVLYELSIGISALAWRGKRKRAATGE; encoded by the coding sequence ATGACATTCCTCGACCACCTCGAGGAATTGCGCTGGCGTGTGATCTGGGCGTTGGCAGGAGTGGTGATTGCAACAATCGTTGTCTGGATTTTCATAGACTTCATCATGGACAAAGTCCTGTTGCAGCCGGTGAAGAACCTGAACGCCAACCTCGCCGAAGGACAGCAGCCGATACATCTTCAGAACCTGAAGCCGTTCGGACAGTTGTTCCTGTACATGCAAGTGGCAATTGCGGGCGGTGTCATTCTCAGCATTCCGAACATTTTGTATCAGATATGGGCCTTCATTGCTCCGGGACTGATGCCGAAAGAACGGCGGTACATCAAGTCCATTGTATTCTTTTCATCGTTCTGTTTTCTTGCGGGAATTGCGTTTGCCTATTTTATCATGATGCCTTCGGCGATGTCGTTCTTTGCAGGCTTCGGCTCGGCAGAGATCGAAAACAACATTGCCATCAACGAGTACATGAACTTCGTCATCAGTATTATGCTGGCGGCGGGAGTTGTGTTTGAACTGCCGATGGTGTCGTGGTTTCTTTCGCAATTGGGCATTCTCACACCGGCATTCATGCGGCACTACCGGCGACATGCGATCGTCGGAGTGTTTGTGCTTGCCGCAGTACTCACGCCGGGAACCGATCCTGTAAGTCAAATTCTACTCGCTGTTCCGCTTATTGTGTTGTACGAACTCAGCATCGGCATCTCGGCGCTTGCATGGCGCGGCAAGCGAAAACGTGCAGCAACCGGAGAGTAA
- a CDS encoding PorV/PorQ family protein translates to MNSKFVFPLTLLLVTLFSQSSAQQLENNIILEKGRSIDVPTDPHGIAMGESFVSLPNNNAAMFYNPAGLAGLPHVSFTYSRRAMDWLSGMDMKYYSFAATIPTSFVNIGLLYNRFSMGELMVTTNQNPEGDGTTISMYDHTIGVGLAKQYDDHLSFGLSVKTFNSIAKVQGPSAGSANAFAKTTQLPVLFDFGILYVIPFNDENSSFLHQLNLGLSVQNIGSALKQERQTTILATQATSRSTITMPHYLRLGFSYCYSMHGDSFEALDPISVHVAGEYKNAANSRYARKDYWGFGIGVTVFEIASVRIGGTINPYTSIYGNEGAAAARYGFGLHAPLKKLGAGIPIVIDADYTSIPVNDIPFFSQKKKSLAAFSLGIQYEYELF, encoded by the coding sequence ATGAACAGCAAATTTGTGTTTCCGCTGACGCTGCTTCTCGTTACTCTGTTCAGTCAAAGTTCCGCCCAGCAGCTTGAAAACAACATTATTCTGGAAAAAGGCCGTTCCATTGACGTCCCAACCGACCCGCACGGCATTGCCATGGGGGAATCATTTGTCTCGCTACCCAATAACAATGCTGCAATGTTTTACAATCCAGCGGGGCTTGCCGGACTGCCCCATGTGTCCTTCACATATTCCCGCAGGGCGATGGATTGGTTGAGTGGTATGGATATGAAGTACTATTCCTTTGCCGCAACAATTCCTACCAGCTTCGTGAACATCGGCTTGTTGTATAATCGATTTTCGATGGGAGAACTGATGGTCACGACAAACCAGAACCCTGAAGGTGACGGTACCACAATATCAATGTATGATCACACCATCGGCGTAGGGCTGGCAAAGCAATATGATGATCACCTGAGCTTCGGACTTTCAGTCAAAACATTCAACTCCATTGCAAAGGTTCAAGGACCAAGTGCCGGTTCCGCAAATGCTTTTGCCAAGACAACACAGTTGCCGGTTTTGTTCGACTTCGGCATTCTCTATGTCATCCCATTCAACGACGAGAACAGCAGCTTTCTCCATCAATTGAATCTGGGCTTGAGCGTTCAAAATATCGGATCGGCACTCAAACAAGAGCGGCAAACAACCATACTCGCAACGCAAGCAACATCGCGTAGCACTATAACAATGCCACATTACTTGCGCTTGGGATTCTCATATTGCTATTCGATGCACGGCGATTCGTTTGAAGCGCTTGACCCCATTAGTGTGCATGTCGCCGGGGAATACAAAAATGCCGCCAACAGCAGGTATGCCCGCAAGGACTATTGGGGCTTCGGCATCGGAGTAACGGTGTTCGAGATCGCTTCGGTTCGAATTGGTGGAACGATTAACCCATACACTTCCATTTACGGAAACGAGGGAGCAGCCGCAGCAAGGTATGGCTTCGGCCTCCATGCACCGTTGAAGAAACTTGGCGCCGGCATCCCGATCGTGATTGATGCGGATTACACATCTATTCCGGTCAACGACATTCCGTTCTTTTCACAGAAGAAGAAGTCCCTTGCAGCATTCTCCCTCGGCATTCAATACGAGTATGAACTCTTTTAA
- a CDS encoding serine hydroxymethyltransferase — MNNLQKYDPEVFSAVSNEIHRQNTKLELIASENFVSRAVLEAVGTPLTNKYAEGYPGKRYYGGCEFVDVVEDLARNRVKQLFGAEYANVQPHSGSQANMAVYFTFVKPGDKLMGMNLSHGGHLTHGSPVNFSGQMYNFVAYGVNKDTGYIDYNEVEDVAKREKPKMITVGASAYSRNIDYKIFREIADKVGAFLFADIAHPAGLIAADLLNDPVPHCHVVTSTTHKTLRGPRGGLILLGKDFDNPFGLVAPKSGRTKKMSELLDSMVIPGIQGGPLMHVIAGKAVTFKEALQPEFKVYAQQIIKNAQTLAAKLVKLGFYIISAGTDNHLMLVDLRSKGVTGKDAQEALDEAGITVNKNAVPFDDKSPLITSGIRIGTPALTTRGMKEAEMEYIGDLINEVIINIGKPDVYKSVAKKVEELCVKFPLYPDLTK; from the coding sequence ATGAACAACCTACAGAAGTACGACCCCGAAGTTTTTTCCGCAGTCAGTAACGAAATCCACCGCCAAAACACCAAACTCGAACTTATCGCCTCCGAAAATTTCGTCAGCCGTGCCGTGCTGGAGGCGGTAGGAACCCCGCTCACCAACAAGTACGCCGAAGGCTATCCCGGAAAGCGCTACTACGGCGGATGCGAGTTTGTTGATGTCGTGGAAGATTTGGCACGCAACCGTGTAAAGCAACTGTTCGGCGCCGAGTATGCAAACGTTCAGCCGCATTCAGGCTCGCAGGCAAACATGGCGGTGTATTTCACATTCGTCAAGCCGGGCGACAAGCTAATGGGAATGAATCTCTCCCACGGCGGACATTTGACACACGGCTCACCGGTGAATTTCTCCGGGCAGATGTACAACTTCGTTGCATATGGCGTCAACAAAGATACAGGCTACATCGACTACAACGAAGTGGAAGATGTTGCAAAGCGCGAGAAGCCGAAGATGATTACCGTCGGTGCGAGCGCCTATTCACGCAACATCGATTATAAGATTTTCAGAGAGATTGCGGATAAGGTCGGCGCATTTCTGTTTGCAGATATCGCACACCCGGCAGGTTTGATTGCCGCCGATTTGTTGAACGATCCGGTTCCCCATTGCCACGTCGTCACATCTACCACACACAAAACACTCCGTGGCCCACGCGGCGGTTTGATTTTGTTGGGGAAGGATTTCGATAATCCGTTCGGACTTGTGGCGCCAAAATCAGGACGCACGAAGAAGATGAGTGAGTTGCTCGATTCCATGGTTATCCCCGGCATTCAAGGCGGGCCGCTGATGCATGTGATTGCCGGAAAGGCGGTTACTTTCAAGGAAGCGCTGCAGCCTGAATTCAAGGTCTATGCACAGCAAATCATCAAGAATGCCCAGACTCTTGCAGCAAAGCTCGTGAAGTTAGGCTTCTACATCATCTCTGCCGGAACGGACAATCATTTGATGTTGGTTGATTTGCGGAGCAAGGGCGTGACGGGCAAAGATGCGCAGGAGGCACTCGACGAGGCGGGCATTACCGTCAACAAAAACGCCGTCCCCTTCGACGACAAGAGTCCGCTCATTACCAGCGGCATCCGCATCGGCACGCCGGCATTGACGACACGCGGCATGAAAGAGGCCGAAATGGAATACATCGGCGATCTCATTAACGAAGTCATCATCAACATCGGCAAGCCGGATGTGTACAAATCCGTTGCGAAGAAGGTGGAAGAATTGTGCGTGAAGTTTCCGTTGTACCCTGATCTCACAAAATGA
- a CDS encoding DNRLRE domain-containing protein: protein MSDGLKQRGRLMVCCLLTALALTSCSESITNPDTPGSGLLTRDVIIRDTVLYATSDTSFLQRIPPDGLFTVLRQNLVGKSGNYKAYAAMRFTLGSPIDTLDILSAKITLRLVSWRGDSAGLLAFNVHRVNTSWSEATLTWPTADSTNFYDAAIKGSYSGTVGPDTQYIAVDIDTAMVASWFRSNTTTNNGIILVPTSNTSLIRGFHAFGFDSSDFQPKLEVVARGANVPVSDTTRLRFESQIGQDTYVADIDPFPLDPQHLVTQAGIAYRSRLRFDVSEIPRGAIINSAELQLQRNPLITNVSKFTSDPAPVVHALLTDDSTNFEAFSSPGALKSGTANTFTFDVRRQVQIWEGGTNYGLLLRQPSVNEFGTLDLFGFYSSNVTDQALRPRILIKYSVFQN from the coding sequence ATGAGTGATGGGTTGAAACAGCGGGGCCGGTTGATGGTATGCTGCCTGTTGACAGCACTCGCGCTCACATCGTGCAGCGAGTCAATAACAAATCCCGACACACCCGGGTCGGGGCTTCTGACACGGGATGTCATCATCCGCGACACGGTGTTGTATGCGACAAGTGATACATCGTTTTTGCAGCGCATTCCGCCCGATGGTCTGTTCACCGTGCTCCGTCAGAATCTTGTCGGCAAGAGCGGGAACTACAAGGCGTATGCCGCTATGCGATTCACGCTCGGTTCGCCGATCGACACGCTCGATATTCTCTCCGCAAAAATAACATTACGGCTCGTCAGTTGGCGCGGAGACTCTGCGGGATTGCTCGCCTTCAATGTTCACAGGGTGAACACGTCGTGGTCAGAGGCCACACTTACGTGGCCAACAGCAGACTCCACAAACTTCTACGATGCAGCGATCAAGGGGTCGTACTCAGGAACGGTTGGCCCGGACACGCAGTACATTGCGGTTGATATTGATACTGCAATGGTCGCAAGTTGGTTCCGGTCGAACACAACAACCAACAACGGCATCATCCTCGTTCCGACATCCAACACATCGCTTATCAGAGGATTTCACGCATTCGGATTTGACTCTTCCGATTTTCAGCCGAAGCTGGAAGTGGTTGCCCGCGGGGCAAATGTTCCCGTATCGGACACAACCCGGTTGCGATTTGAAAGCCAGATCGGTCAGGATACGTATGTGGCGGATATCGATCCCTTCCCTCTCGATCCGCAACATCTGGTTACGCAGGCGGGGATTGCCTATCGAAGCAGGTTGCGGTTCGACGTGTCGGAAATTCCGAGGGGCGCAATTATCAACTCGGCGGAGTTGCAGTTGCAGCGGAATCCTTTGATAACAAATGTCAGCAAGTTCACTTCCGATCCGGCGCCGGTTGTTCATGCCCTCCTCACCGATGATTCCACCAATTTCGAAGCCTTCTCCTCACCCGGCGCGCTCAAATCGGGAACGGCCAACACGTTCACATTCGACGTGCGGCGTCAGGTACAGATTTGGGAAGGGGGAACCAACTACGGGTTGCTCCTTCGACAACCTTCAGTGAATGAATTCGGTACGCTCGATCTGTTCGGATTCTACAGCAGCAATGTGACCGATCAGGCATTGCGCCCGCGTATCCTGATCAAGTATTCAGTGTTTCAGAATTAG
- the gmhB gene encoding D-glycero-beta-D-manno-heptose 1,7-bisphosphate 7-phosphatase gives MAAGVFLDRDGTLNIEVDYLRTPDELRLIEGAAASVRRLNNAGLVTCVISNQSGVARGFLTEADIVPIHAKLRAELAHEGATLDGIYYCPHHPTAGIAPYNVDCDCRKPKPGMLIRASKEFNLDLKRSFVVGDSVVDIQAGIAVGATTILVQTGYGKQSLLTCREQNIPIEHVAESIVEATEFILDKRKGVRDHNE, from the coding sequence ATGGCGGCAGGCGTCTTTCTCGACCGCGATGGAACACTCAACATCGAGGTCGACTATCTTCGCACACCGGACGAGTTGCGGCTGATCGAGGGTGCAGCGGCTTCGGTGCGGCGGCTGAACAATGCGGGGCTCGTAACATGCGTTATCTCGAATCAATCCGGAGTTGCGCGGGGATTTCTGACTGAGGCGGACATTGTGCCGATTCATGCAAAGCTAAGAGCCGAGTTGGCACACGAGGGAGCAACGCTCGACGGCATTTACTACTGCCCTCACCATCCGACCGCAGGTATTGCTCCCTACAATGTGGATTGCGATTGCCGGAAGCCGAAGCCCGGCATGTTAATCAGAGCATCAAAGGAATTCAATCTCGATTTGAAGCGTTCTTTCGTAGTGGGGGACAGTGTTGTGGATATACAAGCCGGCATTGCCGTGGGAGCGACAACGATTCTCGTGCAAACAGGATACGGAAAGCAATCGTTGCTCACCTGCCGTGAGCAGAACATCCCGATAGAGCACGTAGCAGAGTCGATTGTTGAAGCAACAGAATTTATACTGGACAAACGTAAAGGAGTGAGAGATCATAATGAGTGA
- the glgA gene encoding glycogen synthase GlgA: MAKPIQVLFISSEVEPFAKTGGLADVSGALPHTIYNLGLEVRIMLPRYGSIKNSPSKLHDMIRLQGIDIPVGDKVLQANVKSSFILGTFTKVQVYLLDNPDLFGRPGLYVHPDSKKAFPDNDIRFIFFCRGVLEMLKKMGWQPDIIHCNDWHTALIPAYLKTLYKDDKFYKNTKSVLTIHNLAYQGDFPKTSFAKTLLPPELEEDVLHNGRTNFLKAGLLHADVITAVSTKYAEEIRTTEEYGCGLQSVLQKRKRHLVGITNGMDVEKWNPETDELIPQQYSIKKIELKVENKKALLARMKMPFKESTPVIGIISRLADQKGFDLIGEIIDKLAKLNAQVVLLGVGEKKYHTLFERAAKKYPEKFGICLRFDQELAHWIEAGSDMFLMPSRYEPCGLNQLYSMKYGTIPIVRATGGLDETVEQVDPAKGTGTGFKFTEYDSKALLSVIQLAVQQFANQTLWRKIQKNAMTKDFSWEASAKKYINLYKKLLH, from the coding sequence ATGGCGAAACCAATTCAGGTGTTGTTCATTTCCAGCGAAGTTGAGCCATTTGCAAAAACCGGAGGTCTCGCCGACGTTTCAGGCGCCTTACCTCACACCATCTACAATCTTGGCCTCGAAGTTCGGATCATGCTTCCCCGATATGGAAGCATCAAGAACTCTCCGTCCAAATTGCACGACATGATCCGGTTACAAGGAATAGATATTCCCGTTGGCGACAAGGTTCTCCAGGCAAATGTGAAATCATCCTTCATTCTGGGAACGTTCACCAAAGTACAGGTTTATCTGCTCGACAATCCCGACCTGTTCGGGCGGCCGGGGTTGTACGTTCATCCCGATTCCAAGAAAGCGTTTCCTGACAACGACATTCGCTTCATTTTCTTCTGCCGCGGCGTTCTGGAAATGCTGAAGAAGATGGGATGGCAGCCGGATATTATTCACTGCAACGACTGGCACACGGCTCTCATCCCCGCATATCTGAAAACGCTTTATAAAGACGATAAGTTCTATAAAAACACCAAGAGCGTTCTCACCATTCATAATCTCGCGTACCAGGGCGACTTCCCGAAAACCTCATTCGCAAAGACACTTCTTCCGCCGGAACTCGAAGAAGACGTTCTCCACAACGGGAGAACTAATTTTCTCAAGGCAGGATTGTTGCACGCCGACGTTATTACCGCCGTCAGCACAAAGTATGCTGAAGAAATCCGCACGACAGAGGAATACGGCTGCGGACTTCAATCTGTCCTCCAGAAGCGAAAGCGCCATCTCGTCGGCATAACGAACGGAATGGATGTCGAGAAATGGAACCCCGAGACGGATGAACTGATTCCCCAGCAATACAGCATCAAGAAGATCGAGCTGAAGGTGGAAAACAAGAAGGCCCTCCTTGCCCGGATGAAGATGCCGTTCAAAGAATCAACGCCGGTCATCGGCATTATTTCACGGCTCGCCGACCAGAAGGGTTTTGATTTGATCGGCGAGATCATCGACAAGCTGGCAAAGCTCAACGCGCAGGTCGTATTGTTGGGAGTAGGCGAAAAAAAATATCACACCCTCTTCGAAAGAGCAGCGAAGAAGTATCCGGAGAAATTCGGCATTTGCCTCCGCTTCGATCAGGAGTTGGCGCATTGGATCGAGGCGGGAAGCGATATGTTTCTGATGCCCTCACGCTATGAACCGTGCGGGCTGAACCAACTCTACAGCATGAAGTACGGCACAATCCCGATTGTACGCGCCACCGGCGGCCTTGATGAAACGGTTGAACAGGTTGATCCGGCGAAAGGAACCGGAACGGGATTCAAGTTCACAGAGTACGATAGCAAGGCATTGCTGTCCGTTATTCAGCTTGCTGTTCAACAGTTCGCCAATCAGACGCTGTGGAGGAAGATTCAGAAGAACGCGATGACCAAGGATTTTTCGTGGGAGGCGTCGGCAAAGAAGTACATTAACCTGTACAAGAAACTGCTGCACTAG
- the porU gene encoding type IX secretion system sortase PorU, protein MILRLGVFLAAAVFFVSGGGAGTNESNDVRIVFSSEQSIQLEYTPKHFAPNIVRENAREFVDYSFENAIPLAGIREAGVPDLKFRLLPLGFQSTGNNFVQVVAVEYEDISNVLLKPVPALHVVDDMLTVKEYPIDAVRYGSNEFLPAAVAELSPVEQTRSMYIGGVKLFPLQYNPVTRTLRRYSRIVVEVVYGTASGQRIRNDDDMLFNGLLINRETARAWKFGEQRALNRTTGAPSVLASGTWYRLTVADEGMYILDANWFTASGINLSGVDPRTMKIYGNGGEQLPEGLVVPRPVDLVENAIFVQGEDDGQFNQGDHLVFYGRGVQGIKYDATRKTLRHYIHNYSRVNYYWLTFGGQPGKRMQLQASVTDPATVMPNMFMDAVWVEPDTVNLLKSGKSWLSFPINPGGTQLRMFPLAGLVISEPRTYRFTLVAGSSTGSTFNVRESGNLIGAYNIFGVGGETIARDASFELAGDFPIQNNTSQLGFEFRSNDPGASGWLDWVEIVYRRLFEPVNNYLRFRSPDTTGIVEYQLGQFTGTTSVFDVTDYANVKRIGASAGVFRAQQSAGGVSEYIALGTNAYKVPSAVVSIPNQNLRGNAQQYDFIIITSQEFASAANRLKAHRENPAYGGLSTIVVDVNQIYNEFNAGVPDVTAIRDFLKYAYEEWPANAPKFVCFLGQGSYDYKSVLGTRTNYVPTWQRTENPYDDVYSSSSDDFFVRNLNSRPFMVTGRLNARNVQQADQLVNRVIAYDTQSARDSWKFRALFVGDDGWVGGANSEGDIHTRGAESIANLTPLIFEKKKVYLEEYPTVVSALSRRKPGAYQDILDEINRGVLIVNFVGHGNPTVWTHESVFSTQTSIPQLFNANKLSYFFGATCNFSQFDDPSRETGSELLMNRLEGGAIGVVSASRKVFSSSNEALNRGIFVNMFRQDIHGRVLVDRVATALFLYKAAGGSFDLLNDEKYLVLGDPTQHLQFPRGYVAIDTINSEPVDFVNGMPRTSPIQLKSLARINVKGSIRNEANILDSLRQGQLTLIVNDAMRSILIPAYGWGYSTVGSLIYRGQNSVSNGRFSATFIVPKDIAYADSTTRGRLVGYFLGSDASSDGVGYTSNVAISGTDTTAQRDTIGPTMRIMLGHSYESSLSFRDGDVVNENPILFVDLEDSSGVNTSTSGLGHRIEAWFNGSAQSRDMTEFYTSKLDNFQAGTVRYPVRDLQRGQNSVRVRAWDTYNNARTGEAYFQVLSNEQLQVVDVFNYPNPLTTGTAFTFRHNQQTPVNATIKIYTIAGRLIQTLERFGAADSYVAIPWDGRDRDGDVLANGVYLYKVLVRTIDGRYSSETLGKLAIAK, encoded by the coding sequence ATGATACTACGACTCGGAGTTTTTCTGGCGGCAGCGGTTTTCTTCGTGTCCGGGGGCGGAGCGGGAACGAATGAATCGAACGACGTGCGTATTGTGTTTTCGTCAGAACAATCCATTCAACTGGAGTATACCCCAAAACATTTTGCGCCAAACATCGTTAGGGAGAATGCGCGCGAATTTGTTGACTACTCCTTCGAAAACGCCATCCCCCTTGCAGGTATCAGGGAAGCGGGTGTGCCGGATTTGAAGTTCCGGTTGTTGCCGCTCGGTTTTCAATCGACCGGAAACAACTTCGTTCAGGTCGTTGCGGTCGAGTATGAGGATATTTCCAACGTGCTGCTGAAGCCCGTTCCGGCGCTCCATGTGGTGGATGACATGCTGACCGTCAAGGAATATCCAATCGACGCTGTACGATACGGTAGCAACGAATTTCTTCCCGCCGCCGTTGCGGAACTCTCGCCGGTTGAGCAGACCCGCAGTATGTACATTGGAGGAGTAAAGCTATTTCCCCTTCAATATAATCCGGTGACAAGAACCCTCAGGCGTTACAGTCGTATTGTTGTGGAGGTTGTCTACGGCACGGCATCAGGGCAACGGATCCGGAATGATGATGACATGCTGTTTAACGGACTTCTCATTAATAGAGAAACAGCACGGGCCTGGAAATTCGGCGAGCAGCGGGCACTGAACCGCACAACGGGCGCGCCGAGTGTGCTTGCAAGCGGAACGTGGTATCGTCTCACGGTTGCAGACGAAGGGATGTACATTCTCGATGCGAACTGGTTTACGGCCAGCGGCATCAACCTCTCAGGAGTCGACCCGCGCACAATGAAGATTTACGGCAACGGCGGCGAACAGCTTCCCGAGGGTCTTGTGGTTCCCCGGCCTGTTGATTTGGTCGAGAACGCCATCTTCGTGCAGGGTGAGGATGACGGCCAATTCAATCAGGGCGATCATCTGGTTTTCTACGGCAGGGGTGTGCAGGGGATCAAGTATGATGCAACCCGGAAAACCCTCCGGCACTACATCCACAATTACAGCAGAGTCAATTACTACTGGCTGACATTCGGCGGGCAGCCCGGAAAAAGGATGCAACTTCAGGCTTCCGTTACGGATCCGGCAACCGTCATGCCCAACATGTTCATGGATGCCGTATGGGTGGAACCCGACACCGTGAACCTGCTCAAGTCCGGGAAGAGTTGGCTCAGCTTTCCCATCAATCCCGGCGGAACGCAGTTGCGCATGTTTCCTCTCGCCGGTCTCGTCATCAGCGAGCCGAGAACATACCGCTTCACGCTCGTTGCAGGATCAAGCACGGGTTCAACGTTCAATGTGAGGGAAAGCGGAAACCTGATAGGCGCCTACAACATTTTCGGTGTTGGCGGAGAGACGATTGCACGCGATGCGTCGTTTGAACTCGCAGGCGATTTTCCGATTCAGAATAATACCAGCCAGCTCGGCTTCGAATTCAGATCCAACGATCCCGGCGCAAGCGGATGGTTGGATTGGGTCGAGATCGTGTACCGGCGACTGTTTGAGCCGGTGAACAACTACTTGCGCTTCCGTTCCCCCGATACAACCGGGATTGTAGAATACCAGCTTGGTCAGTTCACAGGCACGACGTCTGTATTTGATGTCACCGACTACGCAAATGTGAAACGAATCGGGGCGAGTGCCGGAGTGTTTCGTGCCCAACAATCAGCAGGAGGTGTTTCGGAATACATTGCGCTGGGAACCAACGCGTACAAAGTTCCCTCTGCGGTTGTTTCCATTCCGAACCAGAATCTCCGCGGCAATGCGCAACAGTATGATTTCATCATTATCACATCACAGGAGTTTGCCTCCGCTGCCAACAGGCTGAAGGCGCATCGTGAGAATCCGGCGTACGGTGGATTATCCACTATTGTCGTGGATGTGAATCAGATCTACAACGAATTCAATGCAGGCGTTCCCGACGTGACGGCGATCCGCGACTTTCTCAAGTACGCGTATGAAGAGTGGCCGGCGAATGCTCCGAAATTTGTGTGCTTCTTAGGCCAGGGTTCATACGATTACAAGAGCGTTCTTGGCACAAGAACAAACTACGTTCCGACCTGGCAACGGACGGAGAATCCATATGACGATGTGTATAGTTCTTCGTCCGACGACTTCTTTGTCCGGAATCTGAACAGCAGGCCTTTCATGGTTACCGGAAGACTGAACGCCCGCAACGTACAGCAGGCGGATCAGTTGGTGAACCGGGTGATTGCGTACGATACACAATCGGCGAGGGACAGTTGGAAGTTCCGCGCCTTGTTTGTGGGAGATGATGGATGGGTCGGAGGGGCAAACTCAGAGGGCGATATTCATACGCGAGGGGCCGAAAGCATTGCCAACCTTACGCCGTTGATTTTCGAAAAGAAGAAAGTCTATCTTGAAGAATATCCCACCGTCGTTTCGGCGTTGAGCCGTCGCAAGCCGGGTGCGTACCAGGATATCCTCGATGAAATCAACCGCGGCGTTCTGATTGTGAATTTTGTCGGTCACGGCAACCCGACGGTCTGGACGCACGAGTCTGTCTTCAGCACACAAACGTCGATTCCGCAACTATTTAATGCGAACAAGCTCTCGTACTTCTTCGGGGCAACCTGCAACTTCTCACAATTCGACGATCCAAGCCGGGAAACCGGCAGCGAACTTCTCATGAACAGGCTGGAGGGAGGCGCAATTGGAGTTGTGTCGGCATCCCGTAAAGTTTTCTCAAGCTCGAACGAAGCGTTGAACCGGGGAATCTTCGTCAACATGTTCCGGCAGGACATTCACGGTCGTGTGCTTGTCGATCGTGTAGCAACTGCGTTGTTTTTGTACAAAGCCGCGGGCGGGAGCTTTGACCTTCTTAATGATGAAAAATATCTCGTGTTGGGAGATCCGACACAACACCTGCAATTTCCCCGCGGATATGTCGCCATTGATACGATTAATTCCGAACCTGTTGATTTCGTCAACGGCATGCCGCGTACCTCGCCTATTCAATTGAAGTCGCTTGCCCGCATCAATGTCAAAGGGTCGATTCGGAACGAAGCGAACATTCTCGATTCACTGCGGCAAGGCCAGCTTACTTTGATTGTGAACGATGCTATGCGCTCGATTCTCATTCCTGCATACGGGTGGGGATACTCGACTGTAGGAAGCTTGATCTATCGGGGCCAGAATTCCGTTTCAAACGGAAGGTTCTCAGCCACATTCATTGTTCCAAAAGACATTGCATACGCCGATTCCACGACACGAGGGAGGCTTGTCGGGTATTTCCTGGGCTCTGACGCGAGTTCCGATGGAGTCGGATATACCTCCAACGTTGCGATCAGCGGAACCGACACAACTGCTCAACGCGATACCATCGGACCGACGATGCGGATCATGCTCGGCCACTCCTATGAGAGCAGCCTTTCATTCCGCGATGGCGATGTGGTGAATGAGAATCCGATTCTCTTTGTTGATTTGGAGGACTCAAGCGGTGTCAACACATCAACATCGGGGCTGGGGCATAGAATCGAGGCGTGGTTCAACGGAAGCGCACAAAGCAGGGATATGACGGAGTTCTACACGAGCAAGCTCGACAATTTCCAGGCCGGAACCGTGCGCTACCCCGTACGTGATTTGCAGCGGGGACAGAATTCTGTCAGGGTACGCGCATGGGATACGTACAATAATGCCCGGACGGGCGAGGCGTATTTCCAGGTTCTCTCGAACGAGCAATTACAGGTTGTCGATGTATTCAACTATCCCAATCCTTTAACAACCGGGACAGCATTCACATTCCGCCACAACCAACAGACGCCCGTCAATGCGACAATCAAGATCTACACTATTGCAGGACGGCTCATTCAAACGCTGGAGAGATTCGGTGCAGCCGACTCCTACGTGGCAATTCCATGGGACGGGCGGGATCGTGATGGTGATGTTCTGGCAAATGGTGTATATTTGTACAAAGTCCTTGTCCGTACAATCGACGGCAGGTACAGCAGCGAAACATTGGGCAAGCTCGCAATCGCAAAATAG